In Novipirellula caenicola, the genomic stretch GCGGTGGCAGCACCGAATTCGGCTCCTTCGTCACTCGATCCTTGACGAACTCGATTGCACACATGGCACCAAGGCATCGCACGTCACCGATCGTGTCGTGTTTTGCTTGCCAGCGACTGAAGTAATCGCGACAGACGTCGCCGATCTCGGTGGCTCGGTCAGCGAGTTGATGGTCCCGCAAATAGTCGATCGTCGCGACGGCGGCCGCACAAGCGACAGGGTTTCCACCGTACGTCGATCCCAAACCGCCGATGTGCGGCTTGTCCATCACCTCAGCCTTGCCGGTGACCGCGGCAATCGGCAGCCCGGATCCGATACTTTTGGCCATGATCACCATGTCGACATCCCACTCGGTTCCGCACCCCGGCGTATGCTCGATCGCAAACATCTTTCCGGTGCGGCCAAAGCCAGTCTGCACTTCGTCGCTGGCTAGCAGAATGCCGTGCTGGGCGGTCAGTTCGCGGAGGGCACGAAGGTAGGCTGGCGGTGCTGGAACGAAGCCGCCTTCGCCCTGGACCGGTTCGATGATGACCGCCGCGACGCTGGTCGGATCGATCTGCGCTACAAACGCCTTTTTCAGGTCACGAATTCGTAGTTCGCAAAATTCTTCGGTACTCATCCCGTCGATTTTTTCGCGGTACTCGTAGGGGAAGGGCACACGATAGACCTCGCTGGCAAACGGCCCGAAGCCACGTTTGAACAGGTCGTACTTGCTAGTCATGGTCATCCCCAGCAGACTGCGACCGTGAAATGCTCCCTCGAAGACAATGATTCCTTGGCGGCCCGTTGCATAGCGAGCAATCTTTACCGCGTTCTCGCCAGCTTCGACTCCCGTGTTACACAGCAGCGTTTTCTTCGGACCTCGAATTGGCACGATTTCGTGAAGCTTTTCGTTCAACTGCACCATCGATTCATACGTTCCGACGATGCTACACAGATGCAGCAGCCGGTCGACTTGATTGTGGATCGCGGCAGTAATCTCGGGTGGACAATGCCCCGCATTCAGGGCACCGATGCCGCCCGCCAAGTCGATGAAGACGTTGCCGTCGACATCCGTCACCGTGGCACCGGTGGCATGGTCCGCCACGATCGGACACGAGCGGTACAGACCGCGGACGGTTGTCGCGTCGCGTCGCTCGAGGATCGCCCGAGCGTTTGCCCCAGGAAGCGGACCGTTGATCCGAATGGTGGCGTTTGCGGTAGGAGTCGAAGACATAATGGGCGTTCCCAATTAATTGGTGGGTGGTGTTTCAGAGTGACTAAGTACGTGAAAGGTCTGAGGTGCCATTCGATCCGCGTCATCGCGAATGTCACCCTGGCCCCAAACCGCATCCATCGCGGCGTCGCGAGGTGAGATCACGACGGCGCCGCCGGTCTCGACATCGTAGTCTGGCTGGGGGCCATGGCAGATCGAGCCCAAGGGATCGCGTTCATCAAACCGGTTTAGTAGTTGCCACAGCCCGCGACGCGAGCAATCGCTTGGA encodes the following:
- a CDS encoding aspartate aminotransferase family protein; translation: MSSTPTANATIRINGPLPGANARAILERRDATTVRGLYRSCPIVADHATGATVTDVDGNVFIDLAGGIGALNAGHCPPEITAAIHNQVDRLLHLCSIVGTYESMVQLNEKLHEIVPIRGPKKTLLCNTGVEAGENAVKIARYATGRQGIIVFEGAFHGRSLLGMTMTSKYDLFKRGFGPFASEVYRVPFPYEYREKIDGMSTEEFCELRIRDLKKAFVAQIDPTSVAAVIIEPVQGEGGFVPAPPAYLRALRELTAQHGILLASDEVQTGFGRTGKMFAIEHTPGCGTEWDVDMVIMAKSIGSGLPIAAVTGKAEVMDKPHIGGLGSTYGGNPVACAAAVATIDYLRDHQLADRATEIGDVCRDYFSRWQAKHDTIGDVRCLGAMCAIEFVKDRVTKEPNSVLPPLIVEEAFQRGLIMIRAGLYGSCIRSLVPLVITDDQLHEAMQALEAAIDAAVQRAETT